CAATTTACTATGTATTCCCCATTCTTTAACGGGTTTGATAGATTTCCAACCATTTGATTTTCTGATAAAGCAAGGTTTTCAACGATTACTGGCTCTCCAATCGAATTTTGAAGTTCAAATTTACTGCCTTGTTCTACCTTTGTCTCAAAAGTTAATGTAATTTGTGTTATTTCTTCCTTGATTATTTCTCCGTTTTGAGGTGATGAGCTTTCTAATCCAGTATGTGCGAAGGCAAAATTATTAAATGATAAGAAGAATACCAGTGTAAATAAAAGAATCTTTTTCATGATAAACAACCTCCGAATAGTATTAATTAAAATTATTATATCAAAGTACAAATTTATACTCAAAAGATTATTTGAATATAGCCTGATTGTACTGTTTAACATAAAGTTCTTATTGGTTAATATTCAAATAATCAAATGAATGTTTGACTAACTGGAAGGGAGACCATAAAATGGAATTAGCAATAATTTGAATATTAACCTTATTGGTGGAGGATAAATATGATGAATTCATGGAACAAGTTCATTTATAAAATCTGGTCTCCATTTTATGATAAGATTTTTAATTCTGGTGTTTTTTTATATGCCCGAAAACAATTATTCAAAGATATAGCAATGGAACGTAATCAAAAACTTTTATTTGTTGGGGTAGGGACGGGGGCTGATCTAGAGCTTATTGATTTATCTAGTTTAGATATAACAGCAATTGATTATTCCCCAGCTATGCTTGATAAAGCGAGAACGAAATTTAAAAATTCTCAGATTCATTTTTTAGAAATGGATGCCCAAAATTTGGAGTTTAACAATCATTCTTTTGATTACATAATTGCCTCTCTAATTGTTTCGGTAGTTCCCGATGCGAAAAAATGTTTTCAAGAAATGACAAGAGTTTTAAAGCCGGGAGGAAAAATAATACTCTTTGATAAATTTTCTCCTAAAGATAAAGAATTGTCGTTGATGAAAAAAATCCTTCGACCGCTTATTAGAGTTTTGGGAACAGATATTGGATTGAGTTTTGAGGATTTGTTCCATAGCAATAATCAAAATTTACAAATCGTAGAGGATCAACCAGTCTTGCTCAACGGGATGTATCGAAGAATAGTAATCAGAAAATAAATTCCATCTGCAACCTTTTACGAAATAATTAAAGGCTTAAGGTAAAATATCCCCCCAAGCCATAAAGTTAGTTCACTATCTCACCTGTCCAGCCATCCATGCCGCCACACAACTTAATATCTTAATAGAATCTTATTTTTGAAAATTGTCACTAAGTGATTTTACATAATTGACAAGGAATTCATCTGCACAATGAACCATCTTCTTAATATCATTATTCCTCAGACTATAAAAAATTTTCGGTCCTTCTCTTTCGCTAGAAAGGATTCCAGCATCCTTAAGAATTTTTAAGTGTTGTGATAAATTGGCTTGGCTAAACTCAATGTTCCCATTCAATTCACAAACACATTTTCTCCCATCAAGAAGGAAAAGTACGATTTTAAACCTAATCGGGTGTCCTAATGCTTTAAACATCTTTGCAATTAACTCTTCTTTTTCCATTTAAGGAAGCTCCCTTTAGCTTGATTTATACTAGGTGAATTCCTAATACCAGATCATTTTAAATGATAATTATGTAGATATAATGATTTGAACTATTTTATCAATATTTTACCTTTCTATTTAAGTTCGGACTACAAAAATTTTCTGCGTTCTTCATCAATTAAAGATTGATAAAGATCATCATCTATACCCTCGCCATTTTGCGCTGTTTCAAAAAGTAAGGGAGGGGTATTTTTTTTCCATTTTTTAATTAAAAAATAAATCAGAATCATCACAGCTAAAATTAAAAGAAACGGTAGAACCCAAAGGGTAAGATTGAAGCCTTTTTTAGGTGGTGCCTGTAAAGCCTCAACTCCCAGGTTTTCAACGTAATAATCTAAGATTTCTTGTTTGGACATTCCTTTTTCAAACATTTCAGCTACTTCTTGGTAATATAATTGTTTCACACTGCAGGAAGAAAGGTCATCATTTCCATGTCCCTCCATCGATAGCATATCGACTGTTGCCCGAAATTCAGGGTTGGAGTAATCGAATTCTTTTTTTGTTTCGGTACTTGCAGATACGTTTATTACTCCTAAAAGAAGGAAAACCAACAAAATAAGACTAGTAATATACTTCATACTCGACCTCCTTTATATCGTATTACTTTTTCGAAAAACAAATAATAAGAGTAGAAACAAGCATTAAAATGGGATTTATTGAAGAGCTTTTTTTGAAAATAGTATTAGGAACTATTTCATTATATTATTATTTAATTAAATGCTTATATGTGTGATTTGAATAATTTAAAAACATTTATATAGATCTCTTTACCTAAAATAATTAGTTGAGGGCTTTCATATTATATTTGCGTTGAATTTAAGATAGCTTTTGGCATATTAAAATTGCAAATTATATTAAATGTTTTGAGGTGATCCTTAAGGGAAATGAAGAATTGACAAAATACCTATAGGGGTATAAAATGAAAATGTAGAAAATATGTAAAGGAGCAATGCAAAATGAATTCAGTTACGGTTTATACAACGAATCGTTGTCCATATTGTGTGATGTTAAAAAATTTCTTGGCTGATCAACATATCCCTTTTAAAGAAGTAAATGTAGAGACTTCGCCAGGAATGATGGATTATGTGGTTAAAAAAACAGGCCAACTGGGTGTGCCGCAAACAGAAATTAACGGGAAATGGATTTTAGGCTATGATCCACAAAACATTATGCTTGCACTAAAAAATAATAACCAACAAGAGAATGGTGATAATCAGTGAGTAACTGCCAACATAACACATGAGGAATCAATCAGAAAGAATCCCAAAAACAGAGAGTCATACCGCCAATATGACCTGGAGTTTGGGTCTGGCTCCTGGTAGGAGTCATTATATTAATTCAGAGATTTTTATAATGTTATCCAATGTCGACTTACAAGAAATCTTCGTATGTTGACAGGTTAATTTCTATCTATTATGATACCAATAGGGGTATAGGTAGGTTGTGATCGACCTATAAATTATTTAGGAGGAATGAACAATGTCTAAACGTGTAGCGATTATTGCAAGTAATGGTGGATTATTTGATGCTTATAAGGTGTTTAATATAGCAACAGCGGCAGCAGCTTCTGATCAAGAGGTAGGGATTTTCTTTACGTTTGAAGGGTTAAACTTAATTCATAAGGAAGGAAATGCTATGCTACCAATGCCTGAAGGGAAAGAACAGTTTGCGGAAGGCTTTGCCAAGGCGAATGTCCCGTCCATTCCTGAATTAGTTGTAATGGCGCAGGAATTAGGCGTTAAACTGATCGGCTGCCAAATGACAATGGATGTTATGGGATTGGAAATCGATGCGTTCGTTGATGGTGTAGAAGTCGGCGGTGCCGTTACGTTCTTAGATTTTGCGAAGGATGCTGACATTACATTAAGCTTTTAATAATAGATTAATACTATTGGGTAAATATACCTATTTTTTGAGCGAACCTTTGTGTGATGAAAAAAATCAAAAATACTTTGGAGAGTTTGACCGATTTTTTTAAAAAAATAGCTATTTCCTTAAAAATTGACTAAGAAATTTGATTATTAATAGCAATAATGGCTAGTTTTTAGAAAAAAATAAGTTACTTCAGTTGTTTTTATGAACACAAATAAGCCGATATGCACGTTTTATTGTGGATATGATATAAGTTCAAAAATTTATGGCATAACTTTTCAAATATATGCTCGACTTTTTAAATTTATGATACAACTATTAAAATTTATGAATATTTAATTGTGGATATGCACACCTAAATCAATATATGCTCAAGTTTGAGATTCTTTGCTACGATTCAATTAGTAGTTATTTTGAAATTGATGAAATCAAATCCTAAATTGAAAAATTGTGCAAATTTTTTTACCACAAAACATACCTGGTAGGGTAAGTTTGAATTTGAATTACATCTAAGTCCGTCCTATATAAAAAAGAACTCTAGGAGGAAACAGCCTTGACTAAAAAAGTAATCATTGTCGGTGGAGTTGCCGGAGGAGCTACGGCTGCAGCAAAATTAAGAAGAAATAGTGAAGATATCCAAATTATTTTGGTCGAGCGCGGCGAGTATATCTCGTTTGCAAATTGTGGACTTCCATATTATATTGGCGAAACAATTAAGGACCGAAGTAAATTATTGGTGCAAACGATTAAAGGAATGTCAACACGATTCAATATGGATATTCGTAATTTGAGTGAAGTCGTGAGCATCGACCCTACAAACAAAAAGGTCACGATTAAAAATCTACAAAATAATGAAGTATACGAAGAATCATATGACAAACTGTTGTTATCACCTGGGGCACAGCCTATTGTCCCGCCAATCCCAGGCTTGGACGAGAATCAAGCCCTGTTTACACTTAGAAATATTCCGGATACGGACAAAATTAAAGGTTATGTCGATGAGCAAAAGCCTCAAAAAGCCGTTGTCATTGGTGGTGGATTTATCGGAATTGAAATGGCAGAAAACCTTGCTGATCGTGGAATTGAAGTGACGATTATCGAGATGGCTAATCAAATTATGGCTCCGATAGATTTTGAAATGGCATCGATTTTACACCGTCATTTAAAAGAAAAAGGTGTAAACTTAGTACTTGAAAATGGTGTAAAATCATTCACTGACCAAGGGAAAAAAGTCCTTTTATCAGATGGTACCGAAATCGAAACGGATATGACGATTCTTTCCATTGGGGTAAGACCTGGAAAATGAGTTGGCTAAATCGGCTGGTCTTGAGCTTGGTGAACGCGGTGGAATTATTGTCAATGAATATCTCCAAACTTCAAACGAGGATATTTATGCAGTTGGAGATGCCGTAGAAGTTGTTGATTATATAAGCGGGACAAAAGCGATGATCCCACTTGCTGGTCCAGCGAACCGTCAAGGGCGAATCGCTGCTAACAATATCATCGGTAAAAAGGAAAAATATCAGGGTACACTAGGTACGTCAATTGCCAAAGTGTTTGATTTAACGGTAGCGGCAACTGGCAACAATGAAAAAACATTAAAACGCCTTGGAGTACCGTATGAGGTTGTGCACATCCATCCAAGCTCACATGCTGGCTACTATCCAGGAGCAGCTCCGATATCACTGAAGTTAATTTTTGACAAAGAAACAGGCAAGATTTTTGGAGCGCAGGCTGTTGGTGCTGATGGAGTGGACAAACGAATTGATGTCATTGCGACAGCAATCAAAGGTAATCTAACCGTAGAAGATCTTACGAATTTAGAGTTGTCATACGCACCACCTTATTCATCTGCAAAGGATCCAGTAAATATGGCAGGATATGTTGCGACTAATCTACTCGAAGGCGAGCTGGAGCATGTTCAGTGGCATGAAGTCGATGAAATTATAGCCAACGGTGGTTTGTTAATTGACGTTCGCGAGCCGATGGAGCGGGAATTTGGGTATATTGAAGGCTCTGTCAACATGAGATTGGATGATTTAAGAACTCGATTAGAGGAACTACCTAAGGATCAAACCATCTATGTCAGCTGTCAGGTTGGTTTACGTGGATATTTAGCTAGTCGCATTCTAAAAAGTCACGGCTTCCAGGTGAAAAATGTAGATGGTGGTTGGAAGACCTATTCGTCTGTCTATGGAACCAATATCGAAAAAAACGTTGAGACAACAACAAATGATCGTGGCGAAACAGAAATTAAAGAAGAGGCTAAGCCACCTGCTGAGCCAACGATTCCATCCGATATTACTTTGGATGTCTCAGGCTTTGCTTGTCCAATGCCTGTCGTGAAGTTGAAAAAAGGAATCGATGCTTTAGAAAGTGGTCAGGTTATTGAGCTTCAAGTAACGGACCGTGGTTCTTTAAACGATATTCCTCTTTGGGCGAAAAATGCAGGTCATGATGTACTTAAAGTAGATCAAGCTGATAAAAATATTACATTTTGGATTAAGAAAAAATAATGAATTCGTATTTAAAGGCGGGAAGCAGCATCCATGATGGTGCTTCTACCCGCCTTTTAAATTTTAAAATCAAATATTGAAATTTCCAGAACGTTACCGATATCGTTTACCCCTATGCATCGACAGATAATGGGAAGTCATCCAACTGGATTACCTTTTTCTCATGCAGTGATTTAGTTTGTGCTAATTGAAGTAAATATGGTGCGACATTTGCGGGATCATCTCCAATGTGAAATAAGGTAGTCTTCATCACACCTGGATTAAAAACATGAACCTGAATCCCATTTTTGTGCTCCTCATCTTCAACCGAGAAGCTTAATGCTTCAACAGCCGCTTTACTTGCAGCATAAGCACCAAACCCTGCAGCACCTTCTCTAGCAAGCCCTGAAGTAATATTGATAATATGTCCTGCCTTTTGATTACGCATAATCGGCAAACATTCTCTCATCATAAGAAACACACTTGTCGTATTATTGTGAATTAAATATTCGAAGGAATCGAGCGGGCAGTCAATGACATGATATTGATTGAAGTCAGCTGCACAATTAACTAAAATATCAACCCTTTGAAAATGGTCAAATGCTGCTTTGAAGAGTGTTTTAACATCCGATTCAATTGAAACATCTGCGCCGACCACTAAAACATCTACATCATATTGGTCAGTAATGAGGTCTTTCACTTGCTCAAGTTTATCCGTGTGACGTCCGCAGATAACCAGGTTTATCCCTGCCTTTGCAAAGGCCAAAGCCGTTTCTTTACCTAAACCGGTTCCTCCACCTGAAATTAGAGCTACCTTCCCAGTTAAATTGTTCAATGAAAAACCTCCTCTATTTGTTGTCTAATCATTTCATTATATTTATTGTAGGTTGAGATGAAAAAACTGTCAATAAATTCTGAAAATCGCTCCGTTTACACCATATTTTCAAAAAAAATTAACAACTTTGTCACAATGTAAAATACTAAATAGTAAAAATTAGACAAAATCATTTAAATTTTGCAAGAACTCACTCTATAATAGGAGTAGGGGTATGTTCTACCGTTTTCATATGCAATAAAATTCATTAAGCTAAGGGGAGAGTTTGTTTAAAATGTATATCGTATTGGTGGTAATGCTAGTTCTGGCCTGTCTGACATTGTTTTATTGTGGATACTATTTAGCCGTTATCAAAGAAAAGATGGGAAGAAGTGTATTAATTGCCATCCCAATTACTATTGGAATCTTTATGTTTAACGTTATTTGGGCACTAGTAGAACTAGGTAAATCTCCGCATTGGCAATAATCTTTTCTAAATTATATATTTGTTAAAAGAACCTCATTTCCTGTGCTTTCAAGGAAATGAGGTTTTTTTGTATAAGTTTTTTTAAACTGTCTGTTGATTTCCGCCGGCTTGGCTAAATGGAAACAGCAAAATGTTATTATTTTCTTATCGATTTGGTCATAGTTTATTCATAAATTTCCGTTACCCTATTGTTATACGTGAATCAATCCCCTACCTACAAATATTTATTAGGAGATTGATCAATGATGAAAAAAATTCCATATATAAAATTCACTTTAGATATTCTAATCGGTGTAACCTTTGCATTATTTTACAATAAAAATGTGCTCGGTGGGCTGGCTTTCCATGAGATTGCTGGTTTGGTGATTTGTGGTGCTTTTGTAGCCCACGTTCTACTTAATATTAATTGGGTAAAAAATGTTACCTTGAAGCTTTTTGACCGGAAGCTACCATGGAAGACCAAGCTGAATTATGTATTAAATTTACTGTTGCTCATCACGATGACCACGATTATTGTAACCGAAATATTGATATCCAGGGTTGTTTTTCCTAACCTTACTATTGGAAATGAACAATGGATGAAAATGCTGCATTTAACTGTTTCTTATCTCACACTGATTATCGTTGCTGTTCATGTCGGGCTACACTGGCAGTGGGTTATAAATATGTTCAAAAAGGTATTTAAAATTAAATCTTCATCAAAAGTACTAGGGTATACAGCAAAGATTATTACAGTTTTAATGTTACTTTTTGGTGTATATGAAATGTACGCAACAGGATTTGGTAATAGAGTAGCCCAGTCTGCTAACATGTTTTCAACCACAACTCAGCAGGGACCAATGGGTGAGGGAGACTTTAGTCAAAATGGTCAACCGCCAGAAGGATTCGATGGCGAAAGACCGACTCCACCGTCCGGTGACTTCCAAGATAATGAGAACGCAACTTCTGATCAAGCTAATAGTCAAACAGCAAGCGGAGACAACAGCACCTGGTCAAACAGCAGTTGCACAAAAAAGTGGAAGCATGCCTGCTTCAATGGATGGGAAAATGAGAGGAGAACACGGTGAGAGTTCCAATGCTTTCGGAGTGCTGCTTACTTATTTTAGCATCATGTCAGTGTTCGCTATCGTTACACATTACTTAGGGAAAATAAAAATAAAAAGAAAATCAAAAGCAGTCATCTAATCAATAAAAGGCTATCTTCCTCGCTAAGGAAGAAGCCTTTTTTATTTTTCGGAAAGCTATGTTAAACGTATTGTTGATTGGAGCACCTGGAGCGGAAATCAACTTCCAAGTATAAAAAAATTAAAAAATAATCCCTGACATCTTCCTGACACATTGGCTGTTTATTATAGGGATGTAGGTAGGGAGCAGTATAAAAGTTAGACAAGTATGATCAAAGATTATCGCCATTCATTCGTTTTTAATATATTGAAAAGAAAGGAAGAGAAAGAATGAAAAAATGGATAATAAGTATTGTTGTTATGATTGTCTTAATTGGTGGGGGTGCAGTGGCTTACAGCTACTATCATGATAATACCGAGGAAAATAATACGCCACAAACACAAACGCAAACAGCTACGGCAGAAACAGGAACGATCGAGGTTACGGTGAGCGGAACCGGTAATATATCATCGATCAATAAAGAAATGCTAACTTCTGAAGGAAATGCTACAGTAGATGAGGTTTTGGTAGCAGCTGGGGATACAGTAGCAGCCGGTGACGAACTGATTACCTTTGAAGACGATCAATTGGACCCTATTACAGCACCATTTGCAGGAGAAATTACGACCTTAAACGTTGAAGAAGATGGCACTGTTCAAATGGGTGCAGAATTAGTTGAAGTTACCGATTATAGCAATTTAGAAATGATTGTAAATATAGATGAATTAGACATTGATAAGGTTCAGGTTGGACAAACCGCTAATATCGATATAAGTGCTCTTCCTGACAGTGAATTTACTGGTACGGTTACAAGTGTTGCAAAAGAAGCAAACTCTGACTCTAGCAGTACCGTTGCCAAATATCAAGTCAATATTACCATCAATGAACCAACAGGAATTAAGGTTGGAATGACAGCGGAAGCAACGATCACAACTGAAAAGAAAGAAAATATTGTCACAGTTCCAGTCGCAGCCGTGCAAAAGCAGGATGATGGATATTACGTTCTTGTTCCGTCAGATAACCAAACGACAGCTGAAACAACTGATCAAACTGATAATACTACAACAACTGATGATAGCTCAACAACATCTATCCAGACAACAAAGCAAACAATTGAAATCGGTCTTCAAAATGCAACCGTTGTTGAAATTGTTAGTGGTCTTACGGAAGGAGATACAGTCGTTCTTCCATCGTTAAACTCTGATAGTAGCAGTAATGGAAATCAAAATGGAAATAGCTTCTTCCCAACAGGTGACATGGGGCAAGGACCACAAGGTGGAATGCCACCAGGAGACCGTTCTAGCCAAGGAGGCGACGGTCAATGATGGAGGAGCAGCGAATCGTCGAAATAAAAAATTTAAAGAAATATTATAAAATGGGTGGTGAAACGTTAAAAGCATTGGATGATGTTAGTTTTTCGGTAAATAATGGGGATTTCATTGCCATTATTGGTCCATCTGGTTCAGGAAAGTCTACTCTTATGAACATGATTGGCTGCCTGGATATTCCGGATTTCCGGAGAATATCACCTGGATGGAAAAGATGTATACTCGTTAAAAAATAAACAGCTGGCGGATGTTCGTAACCAAAAGATTGGATTTATTTTTCAATCGTTTAATCTCTTGCCGAAGCAGACAGCATATGAAAATGTTGAATTGCCGCTTATCTATCGTGGACTCCATGCTAAAGAAAGAAAAGAAATTGTCATGGATGCTTTAAAGAAAGTAGGCTTAGAGGGTCGGGCCAATCATCGCCCGACTGAGCTTTCAGGTGGACAGCAGCAACGGGTAGCGATTGCCCGTGCGCTTGCTGGTAACCCTCCGATTTTGCTGGCGGACGAGCCCACTGGCGCTCTCGATAGTAAAACAGGTGCAGAAGTATTGAATTTAATGAAGGAATTAAATAAAGTGGGTCACACAATTATTTTGATTACCCATGATTTAGATATCGCAAAGCAAGCAAAAAAAGTAATTCACATCCATGATGGTCAAATTTTAGAAGGGAAGGAGGTTGTTTACCATTGAAATTTGGTCAAGCATTAAAAATTGCCTTTAAAAATATCCGCTCAAATAAACTTCGCTCGATGTTAACGATGCTTGGAATTATTATTGGTATTTCAGCGGTTATCGCTCTTGTCTCGTTAGGCCAAGGTGCATCACAATCTGTTTCCGACGATATTTCTGGGCTCGGTACGACCAAGGTTTCGATTAATTTGTCAGGCAACTCTGAGGAAGAAGTTGTGACATATGATGATTTAATGGATTTTGAGGACCTATCAGAGGTAGAAGCCGTTTCACCGACTACTTCAGGAAGTGGTACAGTTGCCAATGGTACCACAAGCTCAGACGACATTACCATTAAAGGGGTAACGCCTTCCTTTGAGAAAGTCGAAGAAACTTCAATGGAATCAGGCCGATTTCTCTTGGAAATTGATCAGGATAACCGTAATCAGGTGGTTGTATTAGGATCAAATGTTGCAACAGAATTATTTGGATTTACGAATCCAATCGATAAAGAGGTTAAAATTGATGGGACAACCTTCATCGTTGTTGGCGTGCTTGCAGAAGAGGGTGATGAGCTCCAAGGCTCTGTCGATGACCAAGTGTTGATTCCATTCACAACTGCTCAGCGCTTTTTGGGGCAGACCGTCGTGACTTCTGCTGATGTGTTAATGAGCTCAGAAGATGCAGTTGATATAGGTATGGCTAAGATGGAACGGACTTTATATATCCAATTCGGTGGAGATGATACGAGTTACAGTGTTCGAAATCAATCGGATATCGCAGAAGCATTAACGTCTGTTACGGATACAATGACAATGCTTCTAGCTGGAATCGCCGGGATATCGCTTATTGTTGGCGGAATTGGCATTATGAATATCATGCTCGTTTCCGTGACAGAAAGAACGAGAGAGATTGGAATCCGGAAAGCAATTGGAGCGAAAAAGAAGGATATTCTTGGTCAGTTCTTAATTGAATCGATTGTACTAAGCGGAATCGGTGGAATTCTCGGAGTGCTGATTGGTATTGGAAGTGCAGAAATTCTTTCAACGACGATGGATTATGCTGTGTCCATCTCTTGGTGGGCAGTCGGAATAGCTGTTGGCTTCTCGGTCTTTATCGGTGTTGTTTTCGGAATCTTCCCTGCTAATAAGGCGGCAAATTTAAGCCCATTGGAGGCGTTGAGATACCAATAAGAAAAGGCCTCTGAATATGGAGGCCTTTTCAACTACACAAACCTTTACGGAAAGAGAGGAAAACTCCTGTTTTTATTGTGATATAATGTTCGAAAAATAAACAGGTGGCATGGTGATGAAAACAATCCTGATTGTTGAAGATGAAATGACGATATCGATGGTGTTAGCGGCTTATTTAGAGAAAGAGGGGTATTCTGTCCATCAAGCTTATGATGGACTTGAGGGAATTCAGCAGGTGGATGAAGTGCATCCAGCGCTCGTATTATTGGATGTGATGATGCCGAACATGGATGGCTGGGGTGTTTTGGAAAAAATTCGTGAGAAAAGCT
The DNA window shown above is from Bacillus sp. T3 and carries:
- a CDS encoding copper resistance protein CopC — encoded protein: MKKILLFTLVFFLSFNNFAFAHTGLESSSPQNGEIIKEEITQITLTFETKVEQGSKFELQNSIGEPVIVENLALSENQMVGNLSNPLKNGEYIVNWNIIGADGHPIEGEFTFSVDMPVTTAPAEDPAEQQKETKPEPKVEDKKVDTVKEKETEEIAQNKLPSYVIPAILGIFIIIVVGSFFFIMKRKK
- a CDS encoding SDR family oxidoreductase, translating into MNNLTGKVALISGGGTGLGKETALAFAKAGINLVICGRHTDKLEQVKDLITDQYDVDVLVVGADVSIESDVKTLFKAAFDHFQRVDILVNCAADFNQYHVIDCPLDSFEYLIHNNTTSVFLMMRECLPIMRNQKAGHIINITSGLAREGAAGFGAYAASKAAVEALSFSVEDEEHKNGIQVHVFNPGVMKTTLFHIGDDPANVAPYLLQLAQTKSLHEKKVIQLDDFPLSVDA
- a CDS encoding metalloregulator ArsR/SmtB family transcription factor, with the protein product MEKEELIAKMFKALGHPIRFKIVLFLLDGRKCVCELNGNIEFSQANLSQHLKILKDAGILSSEREGPKIFYSLRNNDIKKMVHCADEFLVNYVKSLSDNFQK
- a CDS encoding DsrE/DsrF/DrsH-like family protein → MSKRVAIIASNGGLFDAYKVFNIATAAAASDQEVGIFFTFEGLNLIHKEGNAMLPMPEGKEQFAEGFAKANVPSIPELVVMAQELGVKLIGCQMTMDVMGLEIDAFVDGVEVGGAVTFLDFAKDADITLSF
- a CDS encoding glutaredoxin family protein, producing MNSVTVYTTNRCPYCVMLKNFLADQHIPFKEVNVETSPGMMDYVVKKTGQLGVPQTEINGKWILGYDPQNIMLALKNNNQQENGDNQ
- a CDS encoding ABC transporter permease is translated as MKFGQALKIAFKNIRSNKLRSMLTMLGIIIGISAVIALVSLGQGASQSVSDDISGLGTTKVSINLSGNSEEEVVTYDDLMDFEDLSEVEAVSPTTSGSGTVANGTTSSDDITIKGVTPSFEKVEETSMESGRFLLEIDQDNRNQVVVLGSNVATELFGFTNPIDKEVKIDGTTFIVVGVLAEEGDELQGSVDDQVLIPFTTAQRFLGQTVVTSADVLMSSEDAVDIGMAKMERTLYIQFGGDDTSYSVRNQSDIAEALTSVTDTMTMLLAGIAGISLIVGGIGIMNIMLVSVTERTREIGIRKAIGAKKKDILGQFLIESIVLSGIGGILGVLIGIGSAEILSTTMDYAVSISWWAVGIAVGFSVFIGVVFGIFPANKAANLSPLEALRYQ
- a CDS encoding DUF4405 domain-containing protein, translated to MMKKIPYIKFTLDILIGVTFALFYNKNVLGGLAFHEIAGLVICGAFVAHVLLNINWVKNVTLKLFDRKLPWKTKLNYVLNLLLLITMTTIIVTEILISRVVFPNLTIGNEQWMKMLHLTVSYLTLIIVAVHVGLHWQWVINMFKKVFKIKSSSKVLGYTAKIITVLMLLFGVYEMYATGFGNRVAQSANMFSTTTQQGPMGEGDFSQNGQPPEGFDGERPTPPSGDFQDNENATSDQANSQTASGDNSTWSNSSCTKKWKHACFNGWENERRTR
- a CDS encoding efflux RND transporter periplasmic adaptor subunit — its product is MKKWIISIVVMIVLIGGGAVAYSYYHDNTEENNTPQTQTQTATAETGTIEVTVSGTGNISSINKEMLTSEGNATVDEVLVAAGDTVAAGDELITFEDDQLDPITAPFAGEITTLNVEEDGTVQMGAELVEVTDYSNLEMIVNIDELDIDKVQVGQTANIDISALPDSEFTGTVTSVAKEANSDSSSTVAKYQVNITINEPTGIKVGMTAEATITTEKKENIVTVPVAAVQKQDDGYYVLVPSDNQTTAETTDQTDNTTTTDDSSTTSIQTTKQTIEIGLQNATVVEIVSGLTEGDTVVLPSLNSDSSSNGNQNGNSFFPTGDMGQGPQGGMPPGDRSSQGGDGQ
- a CDS encoding class I SAM-dependent methyltransferase gives rise to the protein MMNSWNKFIYKIWSPFYDKIFNSGVFLYARKQLFKDIAMERNQKLLFVGVGTGADLELIDLSSLDITAIDYSPAMLDKARTKFKNSQIHFLEMDAQNLEFNNHSFDYIIASLIVSVVPDAKKCFQEMTRVLKPGGKIILFDKFSPKDKELSLMKKILRPLIRVLGTDIGLSFEDLFHSNNQNLQIVEDQPVLLNGMYRRIVIRK
- a CDS encoding cytochrome c-type biogenesis protein CcmH; its protein translation is MKYITSLILLVFLLLGVINVSASTETKKEFDYSNPEFRATVDMLSMEGHGNDDLSSCSVKQLYYQEVAEMFEKGMSKQEILDYYVENLGVEALQAPPKKGFNLTLWVLPFLLILAVMILIYFLIKKWKKNTPPLLFETAQNGEGIDDDLYQSLIDEERRKFL